A single genomic interval of Coccidioides posadasii str. Silveira chromosome 1, complete sequence harbors:
- a CDS encoding uncharacterized protein (EggNog:ENOG410QDFW~COG:K,L~BUSCO:1688at33183) — MVNEREPPKHRPGSMGSGENQSQRMVPPEFGKPSLLGSNRGNPFYIPKPNKARPEHHRPATNYSQSQQSRDRRTVDPFQVVKPSSAFTGYRSSNIPDDDDVVEITRPTNVVWTTQPRSKPYFSSKPTPSISKSRSNLKNFIDLTANTVGSATGPSVYDDDSRAIEAYSYLDSAKANENIKALLEGAFEDEDDKPRTRLRKKKIQTQVDELADKLQGINVNEQNSIQKSANEGEPPKEEEDDEEEENDGTIEGLKVTLLPHQVEGVSWMRDKETGLKKTRGVLPKGGILADDMGLGKTVQTIALMLTNPRPPPGKDGEKDNPKDKAKVPDKVGKGTLIVAPVALIKQWESEIESKIESTRRLNVGVYHGPGRAKIATDLAKYDVVITTYGTLSSEHGGSSKTKDTTDGKPGCFGIHWYRIVLDEAHTIKNRNAKSTQAVYALDSLYRWCLTGTPMQNNLDELQSLIRFLQIKPYDDLAAWRDQISRPLNNGRGGLAIRRLQVYLKAFMKRRTKDVLKLNGGLDNKSPDDEKESDKPSSGFRITKRDVIKVEADFTTEEREFYSRLEDRTDKSLENMIGRHKLNYASALVLLLRLRQACNHADLVKGDLAREKDAIIANGNQSKGSEGGDMDEIADMLGGLSVVSKRCDICLIDLTSEETKSGAIRCNDCEADLKIHVGLSKDKKAEKQRKKKPKEKQVCVEAAEQQTARRQRNRRVILDSDDEDEGEWIVPENKRVTEDLGRAGGTDDENAEDGGEWIGSEDSETGEDEEDSAQLDDDDDVDEEQDDPDYTALRNLSSSTKIRHLLRILKREAGEFKFIVFSVFTSMLDKIEPFLESAGIGYARYDGGMRNGLREASLEKLRHSSSTRVLLCSLRAGSLGLNLTAASRVVILEPFWNPFVEEQAIDRVHRLNQTVDVKVYKMTIKDTVEERILDLQERKRELASATIEGKTAAGKLTMNDMLALFRHDAEARYVEDEGLDFSSGKGRLLESREVAEDAFGHLSLSGSLRSSSLNPDQNQGRRASPPVMERDLNKNRKRVQESSVYGRRW, encoded by the exons ATGGTAAACGAGCGTGAGCCGCCGAAACATCGGCCAGGATCTATGGGAAGTGGAGAGAATCAATCCCAGAGAATGGTTCCACCGGAGTTTGGAAAGCCCTCTCTGCTTGGGTCTAACAGGGGAAATCCTTTCTACATCCCGAAGCCGAACAAAGCTCGCCCAGAACACCACAGGCCGGCGACAAATTACTCACAATCACAGCAATCAAGGGACAGGCGTACTGTTGATCCGTTCCAAGTGGTGAAGCCTTCCTCCGCGTTCACGGGCTACAGGTCCTCAAACATACCCGATGACGACGACGTGGTTGAAATAACTCGCCCTACAAACGTTGTTTGGACCACTCAACCGAGATCGAAGCCGTATTTCTCCTCTAAACCCACCCCGTCGATTAGCAAATCCCGGAGCAATTTGAAGAACTTTATAGACTTGACTGCAAATACTGTTGGGTCAGCGACGGGGCCCTCTGTGTACGATGATGATTCTCGGGCGATAGAAGCCTACTCGTATCTGGATAGCGCGAAGGCGAATGAGAACATCAAAGCGTTGCTTGAAGGTGCATTTGAAGACGAAGATGACAAGCCCCGAACTAGACTCCGCAAGAAAAAGATTCAGACCCAGGTTGATGAATTGGCGGACAAACTTCAAGGGATTAACGTCAATGAGCAAAACTCCATCCAGAAATCTGCAAATGAGGGCGAACCGccaaaagaagaggaggacgatgaggaagaggagaatGATGGAACTATTGAAGGTTTAAAGGTCACACTGCTCCCCCATCAAGTTGAAGGTGTAAGCTGGATGAGGGACAAGGAAACAGGGCTGAAGAAAACTAGAGGCGTGCTCCCCAAAGGTGGTATTTTAGCAGATGATATGGGTCTTGGGAAAACCGTTCAGACCATCGCACTTATGCTCACCAATCCAAGGCCGCCTCCCGGAAAAGATGGCGAAAAAGATAACCCCAAGGATAAGGCGAAAGTCCCTGATAAAGTAGGGAAGGGAACATTAATTGTTGCCCCGGTGGCCTTGATCAAACAATGGGAGTCTGAGATCGAAAGTAAAATCGAGTCAACCCGTCGGCTGAACGTCGGCGTTTATCATGGTCCAGGTCGTGCAAAAATTGCTACAGATCTCGCAAAATACGACGTTGTTATTACAACATACGGCACTTTGAGCTCTGAACACGGAGGTTCAAGCAAGACAAAAGATACGACAGATGGGAAACCTGGATGTTTTGGAATACACTGGTATCGAATTGTCCTTGATGAAGCCCATACGATCAAGAACCGCAACGCGAAATCCACACAGGCCGTATACGCGTTGGACTCACTGTACAGATGGTGCCTGACTGGTACTCCCATGCAAAATAACTTAGATGAGCTTCAAAGTTTGATCAGGTTCCTACAGATTAAACCTTACGATGATCTCGCTGCATGGAGGGACCAAATCTCTCGCCCACTAAACAACGGTCGTGGCGGTTTGGCCATCCGACGATTGCAAGTCTATCTGAAAGCCTTTATGAAACGACGAACAAAAGACGTATTAAAGCTGAACGGTGGTCTCGATAACAAGAGCCCAGATGATGAGAAGGAAAGCGATAAGCCATCGAGCGGCTTTCGAATCACAAAGCGAGATGTCATCAAAGTCGAGGCTGATTTTACAACGGAAGAAAGGGAATTTTACAGTCGTCTTGAGGATAGGACAGATAAGAGCCTGGAGAATATGATTGGCCGTCATAAATTGAACTATGCCAGTGCTTTGGTGCTGTTACTCCGTCTTCGACAAGCTTGCAATCACGCAGATCTTGTAAAGGGAGATCTTGCTCGGGAAAAGGATGCAATTATTGCCAATGGTAACCAATCAAAGGGCTCTGAGGGAGGCGATATGGATGAGATTGCCGACATGCTAGGGGGCCTTAGCGTTGTTAGCAAGCGCTGCGATATCTGCTTGATTGACCTAACTTCAGAGGAGACCAAGAGCGGTGCAATCAGGTGTAACGATTGCGAGGCTGATCTGAAGATTCATGTCGGCTTGTCGAAGGACAAAAAGGCAGAGaagcagagaaagaagaagcccaAGGAAAAACAGGTCTGCGTGGAGGCCGCCGAGCAACAAACCGCGAGGCGTCAAAGGAATCGACGCGTTATTCTTGACAGTGATGACGAGGATGAAGGTGAATGGATTGTCCCTGAGAATAAGCGGGTAACAGAGGATCTTGGGAGAGCTGGAGGGACAGATGACGAGAATGCTGAGGATGGTGGGGAATGGATCGGCTCCGAAGACTCAGAGACTGgtgaggatgaggaagatAGTGCTCAACtcgacgacgatgacgatgtaGACGAGGAACAAGACGATCCGGACTACACCGCGTTGAGGAATCTCTCATCCTCGACGAAGATCAGGCATCTTCTGAGAATATTGAAGCGAGAGGCTGGAGAGTTTAAATTCATTGTCTTCTCCGTTTTCACTTCCATGCTAGATAAGATTGAGCCATTCCTCGAGAGTGCAGGGATTGGCTACGCGAGATACGATGGTGGAATGAGAAATGGCCTTCGAGAAGCTAGTCTTGAGAAACTCAGACACTCGAGTTCCACTCGAGTGCTTCTCTGTAGTTTACGAGCGGGTTCATTGGGGCTGAATCTTACAGCTGCCAGTAGGGTGGTTATCCTAGAACCATTTTGGAACCCA TTCGTCGAGGAGCAAGCCATTGACCGTGTCCACCGTCTGAATCAAACAGTGGACGTGAAAGTCTACAAGATGACCATTAAAGATACCGTCGAAGAGCGTATTCTCGACCTCCAGGAGCGCAAACGCGAACTTGCCAGTGCTACCATCGAAGGTAAGACCGCGGCGGGGAAGCTCACCATGAACGATATGCTTGCCTTGTTCCGTCACGATGCGGAGGCGAGGTACGTGGAAGACGAAGGGTTGGACTTTTCTTCCGGAAAGGGACGGCTGTTGGAGTCCAGGGAGGTGGCGGAAGATGCGTTTGGGCATCTGTCCTTGAGTGGTTCTTTGCGGAGTTCGTCTTTGAATCCGGACCAGAACCAGGGAAGAAGGGCTTCACCGCCGGTTATGGAGCGGGATCTGAACAAAAACAGGAAGCGGGTGCAGGAAAGCTCTGTATACGGGCGGAGATGGTGA
- a CDS encoding uncharacterized protein (EggNog:ENOG410PHX8~COG:B,K~BUSCO:10146at33183) — protein MASAPGASVIPEADLLSFREHLRSSKRVMAVIGAGLSAASGLPTFRGVGGLWRRYSAVDLATPEAFNATPGLVWQFYGYRRHMALLAKPNRAHYALAEFAKKNPNFIALTQNVDGLSERAGHPESQIQRLHGSLFTIKCANEYCTYSRDNDFTDPIVPALEIPKIPFGVDPYPKDHTGKRAGQALEDAMKSNAAGPGWAPGSGELDISNPNVPIPNLREEDLPPCPECSTGLLRPGVVWFGEPLVEETINTVEDWLKNGPVDLVLVIGTSARVFPAVSYIDRGRCKGARVAIINMDRTHLPRTGMKPGDWIFEGDASAIIPELLKEVVGEIELPENQ, from the exons ATGGCGTCAGCACCGGGAGCTTCTGTGATACCAGAAGCTGACCTCCTCTCATTTCGAGAGCACCTCAGGTCCAGCAAGCGTGTTATGGCCGTCATAGGCGCGGGACTTTCAGCGGCATCCGGTTTACCAACGTTCAGAGGAGTGGGAGGACTGTGGCGACGTTACTCTGCCGTCGACCTGGCCACGCCGGAAGCATTCAATGCGACGCCTGGTCTGGTCTGGCAGTTTTACGGTTACCGGCGACATATGGCATTGCTTGCTAAACCAAATAGGGCACATTATGCCCTCGCAGAGTTTGCGAAGAAGAATCCAAACTTCATCGCATTAACTCAGAACGTGGACG GGTTATCTGAACGAGCGGGCCATCCCGAGTCCCAAATCCAACGTCTCCACGGTTCTCTATTTACCATAAAATGTGCGAACGAATATTGCACCTATTCTCGTGATAATGACTTCACCGACCCAATTGTCCCAGCGTTAGAAATTCCGAAGATACCTTTTGGAGTTGACCCATACCCAAAGGACCATACTGGAAAAAGAGCAGGACAGGCGCTCGAAGATGCGATGAAGTCTAACGCAGCGGGTCCCGGTTGGGCACCTGGGAGTGGAGAACTGGATATTTCAAACCCCAATGTTCCTATCCCTAATCTGAGGGAGGAAGATCTCCCGCCATGTCCGGAGTGCTCAACTGGCTTGCTTCGACCTGGTGTCGTCTGGTTCGGCGAACCTCTGGTCGAGGAAACTATCAATACCGTAGAAGATTGGCTTAAAAATGGCCCTGTTGATCTTGTCTTGGTGATCGGAACCAGTGCGCGGGTCTTTCCAGCCGTTAGCTACATTGATCGTGGGCGATGCAAGGGTGCTCGCGTTGCGATAATCAACATGGATCGAACCCATTTGCCTCGAACCGGAATGAAACCTGGCGATTGGATTTTTGAAGGTGATGCAAGTGCCATTATCCCTGAGCTTTTGAAAGAGGTTGTCGGCGAGATTGAGTTACCAGAGAATCAATAA
- a CDS encoding uncharacterized protein (EggNog:ENOG410PHX8~COG:B,K~BUSCO:10146at33183) yields the protein MHCVSQQSTTFRPPSSQFSFTRPSIIHRRRVFRNITMASAPGASVIPEADLLSFREHLRSSKRVMAVIGAGLSAASGLPTFRGVGGLWRRYSAVDLATPEAFNATPGLVWQFYGYRRHMALLAKPNRAHYALAEFAKKNPNFIALTQNVDGLSERAGHPESQIQRLHGSLFTIKCANEYCTYSRDNDFTDPIVPALEIPKIPFGVDPYPKDHTGKRAGQALEDAMKSNAAGPGWAPGSGELDISNPNVPIPNLREEDLPPCPECSTGLLRPGVVWFGEPLVEETINTVEDWLKNGPVDLVLVIGTSARVFPAVSYIDRGRCKGARVAIINMDRTHLPRTGMKPGDWIFEGDASAIIPELLKEVVGEIELPENQ from the exons ATGCATTGTGTCAGCCAGCAATCTACCACTTTCCGTCCTCCATCTTCGCAGTTTTCCTTCACGA GGCCTTCCATTATACACCGTCGGAGGGTGTTCCGCAATATCACCATGGCGTCAGCACCGGGAGCTTCTGTGATACCAGAAGCTGACCTCCTCTCATTTCGAGAGCACCTCAGGTCCAGCAAGCGTGTTATGGCCGTCATAGGCGCGGGACTTTCAGCGGCATCCGGTTTACCAACGTTCAGAGGAGTGGGAGGACTGTGGCGACGTTACTCTGCCGTCGACCTGGCCACGCCGGAAGCATTCAATGCGACGCCTGGTCTGGTCTGGCAGTTTTACGGTTACCGGCGACATATGGCATTGCTTGCTAAACCAAATAGGGCACATTATGCCCTCGCAGAGTTTGCGAAGAAGAATCCAAACTTCATCGCATTAACTCAGAACGTGGACG GGTTATCTGAACGAGCGGGCCATCCCGAGTCCCAAATCCAACGTCTCCACGGTTCTCTATTTACCATAAAATGTGCGAACGAATATTGCACCTATTCTCGTGATAATGACTTCACCGACCCAATTGTCCCAGCGTTAGAAATTCCGAAGATACCTTTTGGAGTTGACCCATACCCAAAGGACCATACTGGAAAAAGAGCAGGACAGGCGCTCGAAGATGCGATGAAGTCTAACGCAGCGGGTCCCGGTTGGGCACCTGGGAGTGGAGAACTGGATATTTCAAACCCCAATGTTCCTATCCCTAATCTGAGGGAGGAAGATCTCCCGCCATGTCCGGAGTGCTCAACTGGCTTGCTTCGACCTGGTGTCGTCTGGTTCGGCGAACCTCTGGTCGAGGAAACTATCAATACCGTAGAAGATTGGCTTAAAAATGGCCCTGTTGATCTTGTCTTGGTGATCGGAACCAGTGCGCGGGTCTTTCCAGCCGTTAGCTACATTGATCGTGGGCGATGCAAGGGTGCTCGCGTTGCGATAATCAACATGGATCGAACCCATTTGCCTCGAACCGGAATGAAACCTGGCGATTGGATTTTTGAAGGTGATGCAAGTGCCATTATCCCTGAGCTTTTGAAAGAGGTTGTCGGCGAGATTGAGTTACCAGAGAATCAATAA
- a CDS encoding uncharacterized protein (EggNog:ENOG410PNH4~COG:S~BUSCO:11554at33183): protein MGKSLVYPKRESNTMNRYKHRGTYDLGPIHSIINSAPVLHVSFSPSPDDPFPAILPMIGQMGSFEYPSSGIDDPLECYLHGYVSSRIMNLARATDGKGLPICIAATHVDGLILTLTPNSHSYNYRSAVLHGYATLVTDVEEKLWAMKLITNSVVPQRWENTRIPPDGAEMQSTTILKVKIVDGSGKIRDGGVSDERKDKDRPDVTEKVWTGVVPVWQTFGEPVPDGLNKVNEVPEHISSYIERMNEQNRKCAFDAIKVPLPKEEQH from the exons ATGGGAAAGTCACTGGTATACCCGAAGCGGGAGAGCAATACCATGAACCGGTATAAGCATAGAG GGACATATGATCTTGGTCCTATCCACTCCATCATCAACAGCGCGCCTGTTTTGCATGTTTCCTTCAGCCCCAGTCCAGATGACCCATTCCCCGCCATTCTTCCTATGATCGGCCAAATGGGTTCATTCGAATATCCCTCGTCCGGAATAGACGACCCTCTTGAGTGCTACCTTCACGGATACGTTAGCTCGCGGATCATGAACCTGGCTCGCGCCACAGATGGCAAGGGCCTTCCTATCTGCATCGCCGCGACACATGTGGACGGACTAATTCTCACCCTTACACCCAATTCGCACAGCTACAACTACCGCTCCGCAGTGCTCCATGGATACGCCACCCTGGTGACGGACGTAGAAGAGAAGCTGTGGGCGATGAAGCTGATCACTAACTCAGTGGTGCCTCAGCGATGGGAGAACACCCGCATCCCACCGGACGGCGCAGAAATGCAGTCTACCACCATCCTCAAAGTCAAAATCGTCGATGGTAGTGGGAAAATCAGAGACGGTGGCGTGTCCGACGAGAGAAAGGACAAGGATAGACCCGACGTCACGGAAAAGGTCTGGACCGGTGTTGTCCCCGTTTGGCAGACGTTCGGGGAGCCGGTGCCGGACGGGCTCAACAAGGTCAATGAGGTTCCGGAACATATCAGTTCATATATCGAGCGGATGAACGAGCAGAATCGAAAGTGTGCATTTGATGCGATCAAGGTTCCATTGCCGAAGGAGGAGCAACATTAG
- a CDS encoding uncharacterized protein (EggNog:ENOG410PS2Z~COG:S~BUSCO:11116at33183), giving the protein MPALNTEMAPTALKFYTHRGVDLLISLLQLQLPQSGTLLRRLQHDIVRKSPTACYLATFSPTDEQASASHPASPWLVAYVDLYAWPGTQVWLYSSLQAESSTVPGHKSTFNSSDAHLTAVRSQLLSLITYCFDKLLPRFISSPEAQGTSANGGHGAHPNRPPSRPLTTILLGSVHSGVVKLLEESIGLMSRPRFHIPQPDYCVKYSFARSVYDPVSNASSSLLPPGYRFCTRDGVEGFQSYHYDLIKSRSFIVRQRKALEDMASVVMYHDGTGNIKENGRDWEHGAQEMPVGWAFLGYDASLVSLHVEQEHRGRGLAAALAKSVMRRGMLDNRQFFFGKGDGEERWAFADVMSYNDTSHRVMKKMGGESVCTVSWVSIEPCTDEHRIGDMAKGIQC; this is encoded by the coding sequence ATGCCGGCCTTGAACACAGAAATGGCGCCTACGGCCTTGAAATTCTACACTCATCGCGGTGTGGAccttctcatctctcttctACAACTCCAGCTCCCACAGTCCGGCACACTGCTTCGGCGCCTTCAGCACGACATAGTTCGCAAATCGCCAACAGCTTGTTACTTGGCAACGTTCTCGCCTACTGACGAGCAAGCTTCAGCCTCCCATCCTGCTTCGCCATGGCTGGTTGCATATGTAGATTTGTATGCGTGGCCAGGGACTCAGGTATGGTTGTACTCCAGTCTCCAGGCCGAGAGTAGCACAGTTCCTGGGCACAAGTCGACATTCAACTCTAGCGATGCCCATTTGACCGCAGTTCGTTCGCAATTGCTAAGCTTAATAACATACTGCTTTGATAAACTTCTTCCAAGGTTTATTTCTAGTCCGGAAGCCCAAGGCACATCGGCGAACGGAGGTCATGGAGCTCATCCAAACCGTCCGCCGTCTAGGCCACTTACGACGATCTTACTCGGCAGTGTGCACTCTGGTGTTGTAAAACTCCTAGAGGAGTCAATAGGACTTATGAGCCGTCCCAGATTCCACATACCCCAGCCAGATTACTGCGTAAAATATTCCTTCGCTCGCTCCGTGTACGATCCGGTGTCCAACGCATCCTCCTCCCTTCTCCCCCCGGGATATCGATTTTGCACACGTGACGGTGTAGAAGGGTTCCAGTCGTACCACTATGATCTTATAAAGAGTCGTTCTTTCATAGTCCGCCAGAGAAAAGCCTTAGAAGACATGGCCAGCGTTGTAATGTATCACGACGGCACCGGAAACATCAAAGAGAACGGGCGTGATTGGGAGCATGGCGCGCAAGAAATGCCCGTGGGCTGGGCCTTTTTAGGTTACGATGCCAGTCTCGTGTCACTGCATGTTGAACAGGAGCATAGAGGTCGTGGATTAGCAGCTGCCCTTGCGAAGTCGGTGATGCGACGAGGGATGCTGGACAATCGCCAATTCTTTTTTGGAAAGGGGGATGGCGAGGAGCGGTGGGCGTTCGCTGACGTGATGTCGTACAATGATACCAGTCACCGGGTCATGAAGAAGATGGGCGGCGAATCCGTCTGCACCGTGTCATGGGTCTCCATCGAGCCGTGCACCGACGAGCATCGCATCGGTGATATGGCGAAAGGCATCCAATGCTGA
- a CDS encoding uncharacterized protein (EggNog:ENOG410PI5P~COG:Q~TransMembrane:3 (o6-30i206-227o300-321i)): METPSWAFLSLGFTLLTAYIGWLVLSRLFWSPLARFPGPRLAALTNWYEFYYDVILQGKFTEHIQDLHKRYGRIVRITPSELHVDDPEFYEQLYSRNGRRDKYAYFSGRFGYASDCFSTIHHDLHRLRRKPLGPMFSTQKISEFQPVIRAKVDKLCQKLSEYSDGKVITLNRAWMALTTDIITEYAFAKSYDQLDSPGFRETLHEALVAIYVTGHFALHFPVVFPILDALPEWLVLKMQPDLVSVVGMRKDLARRVNNIRNGVNDSYKTVKHRTIFHEVLNSDLPDDQKSDARLGDEAQLIVAAGLITTSWALSVASFHIINDSSVSKRLRDEVNLAQSRSEGPLDWRTLEQLPYLNGCIREAIRLAHGITTRNPRLAPDSELVYGQWVIPRNTPVSMTNVDTLMNPEIFPDPEKFVPERWIEDPTLDRYFVAFGKGSRQCMGINLAMAELYTAIAIVFSRFTFELHETSHSDIVMKHAYLVPYPRWDSKGVRAIVHSVNQP; encoded by the exons ATGGAAACCCCAAGTTGGGCGTTCCTCTCTCTGGGGTTTACCCTGTTAACTGCTTACATTGGCTGGCTGGTGTTATCCAGATTGTTTTGGAGCCCCCTTGCAAGATTCCCGGGGCCGCGTCTCGCCGCCCTGACCAACTGGTATGAGTTCTACTACGATGTTATCCTGCAGGGAAAATTCACCGAGCACATCCAGGATCTGCACAAGCGGTATG GACGTATTGTTCGGATAACCCCCTCCGAGCTGCATGTGGACGACCCGGAATTTTATGAGCAGCTCTATTCACGAAATGGGAGGAGGGACAAATACGCGTATTTCTCTGGTCGTTTTGGATATGCGAGTGACTGTTTTTCGACGATCCACCATGATCTTCATCGTCTTCGGCGCAAGCCCCTGGGCCCTATGTTTTCAACCCAAAAGATATCGGAATTTCAGCCTGTTATCCGAGCGAAGGTCGATAAGCTCTGTCAGAAGTTATCAGAGTATAGCGATGGCAAGGTCATAACACTAAATCGAGCGTGGATGGCCTTGACCACAGACATTATCACCGAGTACGCATTCGCAAAATCCTATGATCAGCTAGATTCTCCAGGTTTCAGGGAGACTCTTCACGAAGCATTGGTCGCTATTTATGTCACTGGCCACTTCGCGCTTCACTTTCCAGTCGTATTTCCAATCTTGGATGCTCTGCCAGAATGGCTTGTTCTGAAAATGCAACCGGACCTTGTCTCGGTCGTCGGGATGCGCAAG GACCTGGCGCGTCGGGTAAACAACATCCGGAACGGCGTAAACGACTCCTATAAGACAGTTAAGCACCGAACGATTTTCCACGAAGTGTTGAATAGCGACCTTCCGGATGACCAGAAGAGCGACGCACGCTTGGGAGACGAGGCACAACTTATTGTAGCAGCGGGGCTTATCACAACGTCGTGGGCGTTGAGTGTGGCGAGTTTTCACATCATCAATGACTCGTCCGTGTCGAAAAGGCTCCGTGACGAAGTGAATCTAGCTCAGTCAAGATCTGAAGGCCCGTTGGACTGGCGCACGCTCGAACAGCTTCCTTATCTGAATGGATGTATTCGCGAGGCTATCAGACTCGCTCATGGCATAACAACTCGCAACCCCCGTCTTGCCCCAGACTCGGAACTGGTATATGGACAATGGGTGATTCCACGAAACACGCCGGTGTCTATGACGAATGTCGATACTTTGATGAACCCAGAGATCTTTCCCGACCCGGAGAAATTTGTCCCTGAGCGCTGGATCGAGGATCCCACTTTGGATCGGTATTTTGTGGCTTTTGGCAAGGGTTCACGGCAGTGCATGGGCATAAA CCTTGCCATGGCCGAGCTCTATACTGCAATAGCAATAGTGTTCAGCCGGTTCACATTCGAGCTGCACGAGACTTCACACTCTGACATTGTTATGAAACACGCATATCTAGTTCCATACCCGAGGTGGGATTCGAAAGGGGTGAGGGCCATCGTACATTCGGTCAATCAACCGTGA
- a CDS encoding uncharacterized protein (EggNog:ENOG410Q5JA~COG:S), with protein sequence MDHHPIEQAEDGIIQIEDDVDSSYGDYSDVASGTTSLYSQITSHVYENGRRYNGWRYGTYWGPNDEQASDNLDLFHHVFNLTFGGRTFLAPIGDNPQRVLDLGTGTGIWAMDFADEFPSAAVIATDVSAIQPTLVPPNLEFQIDDFCEPWTFRKESFDYIHARCIYGCSSDYPALYQEALDHLKPGGWFEQAEISVVAQSDDSSLKGTAIERWGPLAHKVGDVFGKSFRIVDEMTDMIKSAGFVNVKKRTFKWPIGTWPKDPKLKEIGLYNKLGWEEGLDGWANFLFTNYLGWTLEEVQVLTAHIRNDLRNPKVHAWQHVTVCYGQKPTAKKAKD encoded by the exons ATGGATCATCATCCTATAGAACAGGCTGAGGACGGCATCATCCAGATCGAGGATGACGTCGACTCTTCCTACGGGGATTACAGTGATGTGGCATCAGGGACCACCTCACTCTATTCCCAGATAACCAGCCACGTATATGAGAATGGAAGGAGATACAACGGCTGGAGATATGGAACATATTG GGGCCCGAACGACGAACAGGCCTCCGATAATCTCGACCTCTTCCATCATGTCTTTAATCTCACTTTTGGAGGACGTACGTTCCTGGCACCCATAGGCGACAATCCCCAACGGGTTCTAGACCTTGGTACAGGGACAGGAATATGGGCGATGGACTTTGCGGATGAATTCCCGTCTGCAGCCGTCATCGCTACAGACGTTTCTGCAATCCAGCCGACGCTGGTCCCGCCGAATTTGGAATTCCAGATCGATGACTTTTGTGAGCCATGGACGTTTCGGAAGGAAAGCTTTGACTACATACATGCACGATGTATTTACGGTTGCAGTTCGGACTATCCCGCTCTCTATCAGGAAGCGCTTGATCATTTAAAGCCTGGTGGTTGGTTTGAGCAAGCTGAGATTAGTGTGGTGGCACAGTCAGACGATTCATCCTTGAAGGGAACGGCGATTGAGCGCTGGGGACCCTTAGCTCACAAGGTGGGCGACGTATTTGGAAAGTCCTTCCGTATTGTCGATGAGATGACGGACATGATCAAGTCGGCGGGATTTGTCAATGTCAAGAAGCGGACATTCAAATGGCCCATTGGCACATGGCCCAAGGACCCTAAACTAAAAGAGATTGGGCTGTATAACAAGCTGGGCTGGGAAGAAGGTTTGGACGGATGGgccaattttcttttcacaAACTACCTTGGG TGGACTTTGGAGGAAGTTCAGGTCTTGACAGCCCATATACGCAATGATTTACGCAACCCTAAAGTTCATGCATGGCAACATGT GACTGTTTGTTACGGACAGAAGCCTACAGCCAAGAAAGCTAAGGATTAA
- a CDS encoding uncharacterized protein (EggNog:ENOG410PH1D~COG:E), translated as MSAGYSLSRHCYRNVRNVLDSSSFSRCRGKPFLRSKVEARQAPRRYNSISAADLQFGQPLHETHPHILKAGELTPGITALEYAHRRAKLAAKLPKDAVAIIKAADVKYKSKSVFYEYHQDSDFFYLTGFNEPGALAVIGEFRVLLGYRIVLID; from the exons ATGTCGGCAGGGTACTCCTTGTCACGGCACTGTTACCGAAATGTCCGAAATGTGCTCGATTCGTCCTCATTCTCTCGATGTCGTGGAAAACCATTCCTTCGCTCCAAGGTAGAGGCCCGGCAAGCTCCCCGACGATACAATTCAATCTCCGCTGCGGACCTCCAATTTGGTCAACCGCTGCACGAAACACACCCTCACATATTAAAAGCTGGTGAAC TAACACCCGGGATTACCGCTTTAGAATATGCACACCGGCGTGCGAAACTTGCGGCGAAGCTGCCAAAGGATGCGGTCGCTATCATCAAGGCTGCCGACGTGAAATATAAGTCAAAGAGCGTATTTTATGAGTATCATCAGGACTCAGACTTCTTCTATTTGACCG GGTTTAACGAGCCGGGCGCTCTGGCTGTTATTGGTGAGTTTCGAGTGCTCTTGGGATACCGAATTGTGCTGATCGATTAA